The sequence CATGACTTTGTTCGACGATAAACAGTGCATATAGAGCGTATCGATATCGGCATTGCGGCAATGAATTCCGGCCCGCTCAAACAAGCGCGTCCCTACGCCCATGCCACGTGCAATCGAGGATACCGAGACACCAAACTCGGCGACCCGCTCTTTGGTGGTCGCTGCACGCATCGCTGGCAGTGCTTCACGCGGCGCAAAGGCCAGATGGCCGGCACCAAGCAATCGCAGTTTGCGGTCGTACACGCCAAAAATAGTATCGCGATCAAAATTCAGGCCGTCAACGTAGCGCGCCACCAACGCATCTGGCAATACAGAGCCAAAACGCAATAGCCGGTCGCCGCTGTCCAACGCCAGAAAATGACGCAACAGGCGCTTCCGCGCATGGCGTGACAATTCTTTCACGTAGATAGTCGGTCGTTGTATTTTCAGGGCTGCTGAACTGTCTGCGCCGTTCATAGTTCCTCTTGTTTCGGTGATATGGGACGTCCATCCCGTGCCGGAGCTGCCAGTATTGCAGCCTCGACCGCTGCAGTACGGGCGGCATGTATCGCCTCAGGTATGCGCTGCGGTTGATCTTTAAAGCCGCCTGCAATGTCACCGGCATTCACAGCCTGCGCCGCGCCCAACGCCATTTGCAAGAACGAGCGTTGCGGAAAGGGGCGTTCGGCGTAACCGGTCCTGCCGCGATAATCGCATTCGGTGGCCTCCAGCATCGCAAGGAACCGCTGTGGCTTGCGAAACGCATCGCAGCGTCCAAATAATGTGACCATGGTCTTGGCGCGCAACTCAAAAGCGCGTCCTACATCGCCATGTTCGCGTGCAGTCATCAGTGCCAGATCGCGCACGTCGCCTGGGACTTTCAGCCGCTCGCATACTCGCTCGACCAAC is a genomic window of Glaciimonas sp. PAMC28666 containing:
- a CDS encoding GNAT family N-acetyltransferase, which encodes MNGADSSAALKIQRPTIYVKELSRHARKRLLRHFLALDSGDRLLRFGSVLPDALVARYVDGLNFDRDTIFGVYDRKLRLLGAGHLAFAPREALPAMRAATTKERVAEFGVSVSSIARGMGVGTRLFERAGIHCRNADIDTLYMHCLSSNKVMMHIAKKAGMTIHRDYGEADAYLKLLPASPATVIQEAMQEQVATLDYTFKANMRAALKWLGNLPWVKRE